A window from bacterium encodes these proteins:
- a CDS encoding VanW family protein, producing MRSRVAVAWGLVPLLVLGLGVGLWMKRPFQVELGAFRSGLSERSEAQRANIARAAAAIDGRVIEPGEVWSFNAQVGPRTPERGYRLAPAYLERDLTSSIGGGICQLSSTLYNAAALGGLGIVERHPHLRRVRSVPPGRDATVWYGRADLRLENTGSFPVRLEARLEDEALWVRVKGDSPGARRLRLETERVPDSRPRSATYRTVRYLSGDGAPLAEVLSVDTYAE from the coding sequence GTGAGGTCGAGAGTAGCCGTCGCCTGGGGCCTTGTTCCACTCTTGGTCCTGGGACTGGGGGTGGGGCTCTGGATGAAGCGCCCCTTCCAGGTGGAGCTCGGGGCCTTCCGCTCGGGCCTCTCGGAGCGTAGCGAGGCCCAGCGCGCGAACATCGCCCGGGCGGCGGCTGCCATCGACGGGAGGGTCATCGAGCCCGGCGAGGTCTGGTCGTTCAACGCGCAAGTCGGACCGCGCACGCCGGAGCGGGGCTACCGCCTCGCGCCCGCTTACCTGGAGCGGGATCTGACGAGCAGCATTGGGGGCGGCATCTGCCAGCTCAGCTCGACCCTCTACAACGCCGCGGCGCTAGGGGGGCTCGGAATCGTCGAGCGCCACCCCCACCTGCGCAGGGTGCGCTCGGTGCCGCCCGGCCGCGATGCGACCGTCTGGTACGGGCGCGCGGACCTGCGCCTCGAAAATACCGGCTCCTTCCCCGTGCGGCTCGAGGCGCGCCTCGAAGACGAGGCCCTCTGGGTCCGGGTGAAGGGGGACTCCCCAGGCGCTCGGCGCCTGCGCCTCGAGACCGAGCGGGTGCCGGATAGTCGGCCGCGATCGGCCACCTATCGCACGGTGCGCTACCTCTCGGGCGACGGGGCGCCGTTGGCCGAAGTTTTATCGGTCGATACCTATGCGGAGTAG
- a CDS encoding chemotaxis protein CheW: MTSLSVLVVSVEARAFALRLDEVSEIMRPLSVAPMPGAPPFVRGVAVARGEPRPVVDLAMLLGASEPVAPERFVAVKTGERQVLLAVETVVGIQRLSAAVFEDLPPLFRQAKGHAMEAIASLDDRLLILLAGGRLVPPEHLAVLTPEESE; this comes from the coding sequence ATGACGTCCTTGTCGGTCCTGGTGGTGAGCGTCGAGGCGCGGGCCTTCGCCCTGCGCCTGGACGAGGTCTCCGAAATCATGCGTCCCTTGTCGGTGGCCCCGATGCCGGGGGCGCCGCCCTTCGTGCGCGGGGTGGCCGTGGCGCGCGGCGAGCCTCGGCCGGTAGTCGATCTGGCGATGCTCCTCGGTGCCTCGGAGCCGGTAGCGCCCGAGCGCTTCGTGGCCGTGAAGACGGGCGAGCGCCAGGTGCTGCTCGCCGTCGAGACGGTGGTGGGCATCCAACGCCTCTCGGCGGCGGTCTTCGAGGACCTTCCCCCGCTCTTTCGCCAAGCCAAGGGCCATGCGATGGAAGCGATCGCCTCATTGGACGATCGTCTCTTGATCCTGCTGGCGGGCGGTCGCCTCGTCCCGCCCGAGCACCTGGCGGTCCTCACACCCGAGGAGTCCGAATGA
- a CDS encoding glutaredoxin family protein, producing the protein MPRVTLFSGPGCCLCDQAKALLDKVAIDQPFSLEIRDIQADPALFERFRYAIPVIAVDDEVVMAGKVTEFWIRKALRGEPLGREAREALPSLVRD; encoded by the coding sequence ATGCCCCGCGTGACGCTCTTTTCTGGACCGGGTTGCTGCCTTTGCGACCAGGCCAAAGCCCTGCTCGATAAGGTCGCAATCGATCAACCTTTCTCGCTCGAGATCCGCGACATCCAAGCGGATCCGGCACTTTTCGAGCGCTTCCGCTACGCGATCCCCGTCATCGCGGTGGATGACGAGGTCGTGATGGCCGGCAAGGTGACCGAGTTCTGGATCCGCAAGGCCCTGCGGGGTGAGCCCCTTGGCCGCGAGGCGCGCGAGGCCCTGCCCTCGCTCGTGCGGGACTAG